The DNA sequence AAAATGAGCTGTTCCAGGAAACATCCCAATCATGTAATTTTCCAAATAACGGAGGACCAAATGCAGCAATCAGATATCCAACAGACTGTGCCATTCCGGAAATCTTAACAGCATTGATACTGCTTTTCGTTCTTGTAGAAAAAAACAGAATAGATAAACTGAAAGACAAACCATTGGAAATTCCTATGATCACAGCGTTCACATAAATCCACTGAGATTTCAGGAACACAAACATCATCGTACTTCCGAACATCAGAGTGCATATAAAAAGAATCATAAGCCTCTGATCTTTCATCTTGCTGGCAATAATCGGACAGCAGAACGTCACAGGAATCATCGTAATCTGAATCACAAAGAAAACCCATCCGGAACTTTCTCCCTGCATATTAAAATCTGCAAGAAATGAAGGCAGCCACGTCACCAGACAGTAATAAAATAAGGACTGCAGCCCCATAAAAATACTGATATTCCATGCCTGAGCGGATTTGAACATATTAAAACCAGAAGTACTGATAGGAAGATTTTGATTTCTTTTATTAAAGATAAATTCCAATGTTAAAACAAGAAAACCTAATGCCGCAATAATCAGCCAGATTCCTAAAGAGCCTTTCCATCCAAAACCTGTCAGTTCCCCGATCTTTACACTAAAACCAGAAGCCAAAGCTGCTGTAAGATTCATGGATACGGCAAAAATCCCCGTCATAAGGCCAATCTGATTCGGAAAATTATTTTTAACATATCCCGGAGTAACCACATTTCCAATGCATATCCCTAAACCAATGAATACAGAACCTAAAAACAACAGCCAAAGAGATCCGCTGATACGTAAAAACAAGCCAAAACTTAAAATAATCAGGGAATACATCAGAAGTTTACTGATTCCGAACTTATTAGAAAACCTACTGACCAATACAGAGCAGGCCGCAAACATAAACAGTGGAATAGAGGTAAGCAGACTTACCTGAAAATTATCCAGTTTCAATGCATCTCTTATTTCACCCAATACAGGAGCTACTGCCACAATCGGAGAACGGAGGTTACTGGAAATTAATATAACTACCAGAACGTTAATAATTAACAAAACATACGAAGCATTCTTTTTTACTTCATTATTCATCATGATAAAAACTTTTCTGCAAAATTAGTATAGTAATTTTGTTTAATTTTGCCAAAGTTTTAACCTAAAACGACATGAACGCTAACGACAGTATAAAAATAGATGATCTTGAGAAACCTTATTTTGTATGGTTTGAAGAAAACTGGGTTCATGATGATGTTCTTCACCATCATCAGAAAGGCCAGCTTGTATATGTGGAAAGCGGTTTTCAGTACATTACTATTGATGAAAAAATTTATCTGCTCCCACAAAATTATGCGGTATGGATTCCTCCAAATGCAGTTCATAAAACCAATTCACATTCTGAAAAGATCAAGCTGATGATCATGTTTGCTGATATCAGCACAAAAAAACCTTTTTATAATGAGATCAATGTATTTTCTGTTCCCCCGGTTTTAAAAGAAATGATAAAATATGCAGAAAAATGGTCTAAGCAAACGGTTTCAGATAATGATGAAAACCTATTTCTGAAAGCATTGTTCAACGAACTTCCACAATTTGTAGAGCATTCATTAACTCTTCATATCAGTCTTCCAAAAGATCAGCGCCTTACAAAAATTATTAAGTATCTTCATCATCACTACCGGGATGAAATTAAAATGGAGGATCTCAGCGATGCAGCTCTTTTATCTTTCCGTACACTGGAACGTATTTTCAAAAAAGAAACCGGGCTCACCTTAAGTAAATACCAGCAGATGCTTCGTATCATTAAAAGTCTGGAGTTTCTGAGTGCCGGTCATCTTACCATTTCAGAAACAGCTTATGAAGTAGGGTACAGGAGTGTACAGGCCTATACCAGAAGTTTTCTGTCTGTGATGCAGTTCAGGCCTACAGATTTTGTTAAAACAATTCAATAGCCGTTTAAAGCAACTACAGAGCGGATCGAATATAGCGAAAAAGAGACTTATTGAGATCTTAAAACTTTGAGTATTCCTTTGTATAAAAGCAACTGACTTGTTTGAAAAAGAAAATAATTCACATTTTACATCATTTTCCACTTCAGCAGTCAATATTCAATTATGATATTATTGAAAACAAAAAGGTCCCCACGAATGGAGACCTTAAAAAAACACAAATGATGAAAAAAAATTATTTCGATTCACAAATATAAACAAAAATCATGTTATGCAAAACATCATAAGCTCATTTTTTTTAAAAATTATTTATTTTAAGTAAAAACAATTATTCTCTAAATGATTTTAGTTTTGTTTAGGATTCCGGAATTCTTTACACAAAAAACATATCCTGCTAAATATAATTCGCGCTCTGATGAATTGTATGCCGTTTTTTAGCCTCAACAGAAAAATTGCAAAAAGTGAATTATTATAAAAATAAAGCTTCTTTAACACAGTATCCAAACATACGTTTAACTTTTTTTGTGACTCTACTCATAAAATTCTATAGGATTTTTACAGTAATTTCTCCAAAACATACAGTATGAGTCCAAAAAAATTTAAGGGAGTCCCTAAACAAAAATTCGGAGGTTTTCATGATACGGAAACCAGGAAACTATTTGATCAGGAATCCATGTCATTGAAATTTGAAACATTAAAAGAACGGTTTTTCTCAGTCAATAAGTGGCAAAGCTATTGCGGGGAGGCATTTGCAGCATTTAAACTTTATGATTTTAACGGCCGTCCTGTGGATCGTGAACCACAGAAAG is a window from the Chryseobacterium indologenes genome containing:
- a CDS encoding CynX/NimT family MFS transporter, with product MMNNEVKKNASYVLLIINVLVVILISSNLRSPIVAVAPVLGEIRDALKLDNFQVSLLTSIPLFMFAACSVLVSRFSNKFGISKLLMYSLIILSFGLFLRISGSLWLLFLGSVFIGLGICIGNVVTPGYVKNNFPNQIGLMTGIFAVSMNLTAALASGFSVKIGELTGFGWKGSLGIWLIIAALGFLVLTLEFIFNKRNQNLPISTSGFNMFKSAQAWNISIFMGLQSLFYYCLVTWLPSFLADFNMQGESSGWVFFVIQITMIPVTFCCPIIASKMKDQRLMILFICTLMFGSTMMFVFLKSQWIYVNAVIIGISNGLSFSLSILFFSTRTKSSINAVKISGMAQSVGYLIAAFGPPLFGKLHDWDVSWNSSFYLLSSAVLLMLYFGMKAARNRYVED
- a CDS encoding helix-turn-helix domain-containing protein, which gives rise to MNANDSIKIDDLEKPYFVWFEENWVHDDVLHHHQKGQLVYVESGFQYITIDEKIYLLPQNYAVWIPPNAVHKTNSHSEKIKLMIMFADISTKKPFYNEINVFSVPPVLKEMIKYAEKWSKQTVSDNDENLFLKALFNELPQFVEHSLTLHISLPKDQRLTKIIKYLHHHYRDEIKMEDLSDAALLSFRTLERIFKKETGLTLSKYQQMLRIIKSLEFLSAGHLTISETAYEVGYRSVQAYTRSFLSVMQFRPTDFVKTIQ